A single genomic interval of Pyrobaculum arsenaticum DSM 13514 harbors:
- a CDS encoding PaREP1 family protein: protein MDFPLLVKPWRDLQRYKEARLREAEVEARLALGFLEEGFVSKAAGKAFQAW from the coding sequence GTGGACTTTCCCCTCCTCGTCAAGCCCTGGCGAGACTTGCAGAGGTATAAAGAGGCTAGGTTGAGGGAGGCTGAAGTAGAGGCTAGGCTTGCGCTGGGGTTTTTAGAAGAGGGGTTTGTGAGTAAAGCGGCGGGTAAGGCCTTCCAGGCGTGGTAA
- the dsrB gene encoding dissimilatory-type sulfite reductase subunit beta has protein sequence MTAAPMNPKAARLQKVFPVDLEKFLPEKVLKNYGQWVDRKFHGNGIIEHISATGDRIFTVKVAMPPNARISADTLDKFADIADSLGIGAVRVTMAGNLEILTDSLDKALKIKEEVEKMGFPVGGWGRSLWGINSCTAYLTCTTAVVDSPSISKALGDALAPYFKEEALPAKLRIFVSGCPSMCAGGTAIDIAIVGQWGAPPKIREEVIGMCLPPPKALAKIPETQIFLVQVCPTGALTLRREGDKVKLTLIGEKCINCARCKENCDAFDYDPENVGVAILVGGKLSNTGTGPRLARVLVPWLPAIPPKYEEIVAVVKHVVEVWRQNAKPGERLADFIDRVGWSKFLEMVGLKEVHDYYQRVPEFARTFLAFRGRGDVYKRLRDAL, from the coding sequence ATGACGGCGGCGCCCATGAACCCCAAGGCCGCTAGGTTGCAGAAGGTATTCCCAGTCGACTTAGAGAAGTTCCTGCCCGAGAAAGTGTTGAAGAACTATGGCCAATGGGTTGATCGCAAGTTCCACGGCAATGGCATAATTGAGCACATATCGGCGACGGGGGACAGGATATTTACAGTAAAGGTGGCTATGCCACCTAACGCGAGGATAAGTGCAGACACGTTGGACAAATTCGCCGACATAGCCGACAGCTTGGGTATCGGGGCTGTGCGGGTCACCATGGCCGGAAACCTGGAGATCCTCACAGACTCGTTGGACAAGGCGCTTAAGATCAAGGAGGAGGTGGAGAAGATGGGGTTCCCAGTAGGCGGCTGGGGCCGCTCCCTGTGGGGCATCAACTCGTGCACGGCCTATCTGACCTGCACAACTGCGGTGGTGGACTCGCCCTCAATCTCCAAAGCCCTAGGCGACGCCCTGGCGCCCTACTTCAAGGAGGAGGCCCTCCCAGCGAAGCTTAGGATATTCGTATCCGGCTGTCCCTCGATGTGCGCCGGCGGCACAGCCATCGACATCGCCATTGTGGGGCAGTGGGGCGCCCCGCCGAAGATCAGGGAGGAGGTAATTGGCATGTGCCTACCGCCGCCGAAGGCTTTAGCTAAGATCCCCGAGACGCAGATATTCCTCGTCCAGGTATGCCCCACCGGCGCGCTCACTTTGCGAAGGGAGGGCGACAAGGTGAAGCTTACCCTCATCGGTGAGAAGTGCATCAACTGTGCCCGCTGCAAGGAGAACTGCGACGCCTTCGACTACGACCCCGAAAACGTCGGTGTGGCGATATTGGTGGGTGGCAAGCTCTCCAACACAGGAACCGGGCCTAGGCTTGCCAGAGTGCTAGTACCGTGGCTCCCTGCAATACCGCCTAAGTACGAGGAGATCGTGGCGGTTGTTAAACACGTCGTCGAGGTGTGGAGGCAAAACGCCAAACCCGGCGAGAGGCTAGCCGACTTCATAGACAGAGTTGGGTGGTCTAAGTTCTTGGAGATGGTGGGCTTGAAAGAGGTGCACGACTACTACCAGCGGGTGCCAGAATTCGCGAGGACGTTCCTGGCGTTTAGAGGCCGCGGCGACGTGTATAAGAGGCTTAGGGACGCCTTGTGA
- a CDS encoding TusE/DsrC/DsvC family sulfur relay protein → MPVKCPGEYTVDGKKVVLDEDCFMQNTEDWDEKVAEWMARELEGIQQMTEEHWKLVRYLREYWETYGSCPPIKMVVKETGFSLEKIYQLFPSGPAHGACKVAGAPKPTGCV, encoded by the coding sequence ATGCCGGTAAAATGTCCCGGTGAATATACAGTAGACGGCAAAAAGGTAGTCCTAGACGAAGACTGCTTCATGCAAAATACGGAGGATTGGGATGAGAAAGTCGCCGAGTGGATGGCCAGGGAGCTAGAGGGCATACAGCAGATGACTGAGGAGCACTGGAAGCTTGTTAGGTACCTAAGAGAGTACTGGGAGACCTACGGCTCTTGCCCCCCGATTAAAATGGTCGTTAAGGAGACGGGGTTCAGCTTGGAGAAGATATACCAGCTGTTCCCCTCCGGCCCAGCGCACGGCGCTTGTAAAGTAGCCGGCGCCCCAAAGCCCACCGGTTGCGTCTAG
- a CDS encoding DsrE family protein produces MADKVAFLATMPPADAPRISTMLGYALAAASMGFEVLIFWTLDGAHVVKKKVFEKLDPQIRERFKQCLDMGCKMWLCSSAAATFNIKEDEVVDGVKIMGIASFYEFASEAKITLTW; encoded by the coding sequence ATGGCCGACAAGGTGGCGTTTCTCGCCACGATGCCGCCGGCGGATGCGCCAAGGATATCCACAATGCTGGGCTACGCCCTCGCCGCAGCGTCGATGGGCTTCGAGGTGTTGATATTCTGGACCCTCGACGGGGCCCACGTAGTGAAGAAGAAGGTATTTGAAAAGCTTGATCCACAGATAAGGGAGAGGTTCAAGCAGTGTCTCGACATGGGGTGCAAAATGTGGCTCTGCTCCTCGGCGGCCGCCACATTCAACATAAAGGAAGACGAAGTGGTGGATGGGGTCAAGATAATGGGCATCGCCTCCTTCTACGAATTCGCCAGCGAGGCTAAAATAACGCTGACTTGGTAG
- a CDS encoding (Fe-S)-binding protein, whose translation MSHAGHETGVFKMGDTSNIKPFRAKEDQIKTLHARVGLELPQNPLEHIRRRLKEVVASNRNVRMAVDVCVHCGVCLDNCPTYVRTKDIFNSPVGRAELIRAVLKADSPSGKLFGRLVGAKVLDEEHLEKIYTYYYQCLECRKCGYACPFGIDQADVTRAVRDVLYEAGIMSRYIATVIDAVERTGTNLGMKPMAVVKSIVFAAGEIKEEKKVEVEYYIYRDDQGKMYKYKGDQLVGEVTRESGDWPIALLVPPSADFFTNIDTLKGYMLFLHLMGIKFALSTEMAELANFGLFASERHLQYIGQKLVKAAERLGVKYVIAGECGHGWRAFKNYTGPELEKKGIKTMHIFHLVVDAIKEGRLKLDPGANGDIVYTFQDSCNYARGGDLTEEPRFIIRHVVKNYVESPNNREKTWCCGGGGGLLTEELLPLRIQYAKNWYEDALKVNAKHVVRACAICKAQLSHTIPHLNKEYGKEITYSGLMDLVYRATVV comes from the coding sequence ATGTCCCACGCCGGCCATGAAACTGGCGTTTTTAAAATGGGGGACACCTCTAATATAAAGCCCTTTAGGGCAAAGGAGGATCAAATCAAGACACTACACGCCCGGGTTGGCCTCGAGCTTCCTCAAAACCCCTTGGAGCACATAAGGAGGCGCCTCAAGGAGGTGGTGGCCTCTAATAGAAACGTGAGGATGGCGGTAGACGTCTGCGTCCACTGCGGGGTGTGTCTAGACAACTGCCCCACTTATGTGAGGACGAAGGACATCTTCAACTCGCCTGTGGGCCGCGCCGAGCTCATAAGAGCTGTCCTCAAGGCGGATTCCCCCAGCGGAAAGCTCTTCGGCCGGCTCGTGGGTGCAAAGGTGCTCGACGAGGAGCACCTCGAAAAGATCTACACCTACTACTACCAGTGCCTGGAGTGTAGGAAGTGTGGCTACGCCTGTCCATTTGGCATTGACCAAGCCGACGTTACGAGAGCTGTGAGGGATGTGCTGTACGAGGCTGGGATAATGTCCCGCTATATTGCCACGGTGATTGACGCCGTGGAGAGAACTGGCACAAACCTCGGCATGAAGCCCATGGCTGTGGTGAAGTCCATCGTCTTCGCCGCCGGCGAGATAAAAGAAGAGAAGAAGGTCGAAGTAGAGTACTACATCTACAGAGACGACCAGGGTAAGATGTACAAGTACAAGGGCGACCAGCTGGTTGGCGAGGTGACGAGGGAGTCCGGCGACTGGCCAATAGCTCTCCTCGTTCCGCCCTCTGCCGACTTCTTTACTAATATCGATACGCTCAAGGGCTATATGTTGTTCCTACACCTCATGGGTATTAAGTTTGCCTTATCCACAGAGATGGCGGAGCTGGCTAACTTTGGCCTCTTTGCCAGCGAGAGGCACCTCCAGTACATTGGCCAGAAGCTGGTAAAAGCCGCCGAGAGGCTGGGCGTGAAGTACGTAATAGCTGGCGAGTGCGGCCATGGGTGGAGGGCCTTCAAGAACTACACAGGACCGGAGCTGGAGAAGAAGGGGATAAAGACTATGCACATATTCCACCTAGTGGTGGACGCCATTAAGGAGGGTCGGCTTAAGCTCGATCCAGGAGCCAATGGGGATATCGTGTACACCTTCCAGGATAGTTGCAACTACGCCAGAGGCGGCGACCTCACCGAGGAGCCCCGCTTTATCATAAGGCACGTGGTTAAGAACTACGTGGAGAGCCCCAACAACCGCGAGAAGACGTGGTGTTGCGGCGGTGGCGGTGGCCTCCTCACAGAGGAACTCCTGCCACTCCGCATACAGTACGCCAAAAATTGGTACGAAGACGCGCTCAAGGTCAACGCCAAGCACGTGGTAAGGGCCTGCGCCATTTGCAAAGCCCAGCTCAGCCACACAATCCCCCATTTAAACAAGGAATATGGCAAGGAGATTACTTACTCCGGCCTTATGGATCTCGTCTACAGAGCAACAGTTGTGTAA
- the aprA gene encoding adenylyl-sulfate reductase subunit alpha, whose amino-acid sequence MSALHFPTRIVDTDILVIGGGMAGCGAVFEAKYWCRGKCKVTLVEKANTEKSGAVGMGLSACNLGVFTTDPDDPKPEDFVQYVRNDLLGTIREDLVYDIARHMTSTIKLFDEWGLPIWRDPKTGKYLRTGRWQHPIHGESYKAIIAEPCRKSADEVYERVFITHPLLDEERPNRIAGAVGFGVRDGTFYVFRAKAVIVAAGGTSLLYRPRSTGEGLGRAWYPTWANGSAYAIPLLAGAETVNMEFRLVVVRFKDAYGPVGFPYLLLKMRSTDVYGKQWEPLPDEEKAKLAKIFYDYAWARPTPTPIRTWVTIQNLKEGRGPDLMQTQERLPDEESLKVLFEDYLDMTPTQVFLWASQNIHPQKQPSELVPTEPYVQASHGSSGGMWASGPPDIAPEEYRWGPNRMLTVEGMFGAGDVVGASGHKFSSGSFTEGRIAGKAAARYVLAGPGKDYKPAISNDTIERYKEIVYRPLEWYHKNRPLTTTPEMPPGYTNWFEIHPNYLNWYQLLTRLQKIMDEYAAGWGMFYITNNYLLNRGWELLRMLEEDFRFAAAASLHELLRVWETYHRLLVGQAVVFSMMNRKESRGYYLHADYPYIDEENWHVFSHVRRDPKTGQWSFRTSPVIHIIPP is encoded by the coding sequence ATGTCTGCGTTGCACTTCCCCACTAGGATCGTCGACACTGACATACTCGTCATCGGCGGCGGGATGGCGGGGTGTGGCGCTGTTTTCGAAGCAAAGTATTGGTGCCGGGGCAAGTGCAAGGTTACGCTGGTGGAGAAGGCAAACACCGAGAAGTCAGGTGCGGTGGGCATGGGCCTCTCCGCGTGCAACCTCGGCGTATTCACAACAGATCCCGACGACCCCAAGCCCGAGGACTTCGTGCAGTACGTCAGAAACGATCTGCTGGGCACCATTAGGGAAGACCTCGTCTACGATATCGCCAGGCACATGACCTCGACTATAAAGCTTTTCGATGAGTGGGGTCTCCCCATATGGCGCGACCCGAAGACGGGCAAATACCTCCGCACGGGGAGGTGGCAACACCCAATACACGGCGAGTCCTACAAGGCCATAATTGCCGAGCCTTGCAGGAAATCTGCAGACGAGGTGTACGAGAGGGTGTTCATAACGCACCCGCTGCTCGACGAGGAGAGACCGAACAGAATCGCAGGGGCGGTGGGGTTCGGCGTCCGGGACGGCACCTTCTACGTCTTCAGGGCCAAGGCTGTAATAGTGGCTGCGGGAGGCACCTCGCTCTTATACAGGCCGCGCTCCACCGGCGAGGGCCTAGGCCGTGCCTGGTACCCCACCTGGGCCAACGGCAGCGCCTACGCCATACCGCTACTCGCAGGCGCAGAGACCGTCAACATGGAATTCCGCCTAGTGGTTGTTAGATTTAAAGACGCCTACGGGCCGGTGGGCTTCCCCTACCTGCTCCTCAAGATGAGGTCTACCGACGTCTACGGCAAACAGTGGGAGCCCCTGCCGGACGAGGAGAAGGCCAAGCTGGCTAAGATCTTCTACGACTACGCCTGGGCGAGGCCGACGCCGACGCCTATAAGGACGTGGGTGACCATTCAGAACCTCAAAGAGGGCCGCGGCCCCGACTTGATGCAGACCCAGGAGAGGCTACCAGACGAGGAGTCGCTTAAGGTGCTCTTCGAGGACTATCTCGACATGACCCCCACCCAGGTCTTTCTCTGGGCATCGCAGAACATTCACCCGCAGAAACAACCCAGCGAGCTGGTGCCGACTGAGCCCTACGTCCAGGCGAGCCACGGATCGTCTGGCGGGATGTGGGCCAGCGGTCCGCCTGACATAGCGCCTGAGGAGTATAGGTGGGGCCCCAACAGGATGTTGACAGTGGAGGGCATGTTCGGCGCCGGGGACGTGGTGGGGGCCTCGGGACACAAGTTCTCAAGCGGGTCGTTCACAGAGGGCCGCATCGCGGGGAAGGCGGCGGCGCGGTACGTTCTGGCCGGCCCAGGCAAGGACTACAAGCCGGCGATCAGCAACGACACAATAGAGAGGTACAAGGAGATCGTATACCGCCCGTTGGAGTGGTATCACAAGAACCGGCCCCTCACAACGACGCCGGAGATGCCGCCTGGCTATACCAACTGGTTCGAGATACACCCCAACTACCTCAACTGGTACCAGCTTTTGACGCGTCTGCAGAAGATTATGGACGAGTACGCCGCAGGCTGGGGCATGTTCTACATCACGAACAACTATCTGCTTAACAGGGGCTGGGAGCTGTTAAGAATGCTTGAGGAGGACTTCCGCTTCGCCGCGGCGGCCAGCCTCCACGAGCTTCTCCGGGTATGGGAGACCTACCACCGCCTCCTCGTGGGCCAGGCCGTGGTCTTCTCGATGATGAACCGCAAGGAGTCCAGAGGCTACTACCTACACGCCGACTACCCATACATAGACGAGGAGAACTGGCACGTCTTCAGCCACGTGAGGCGCGACCCTAAGACCGGCCAGTGGAGCTTCAGGACCTCGCCGGTGATACACATAATCCCACCGTAA
- the aprB gene encoding adenylyl-sulfate reductase subunit beta — MPTFVYSSLCKGCGKCVDICPADNMQYNPKNRKGYNADPIMCAECMNCVKYCPEHAVDVRPYADFAPLGARVGVIRDTKKNIIYWRIMYRDGTVYEMASPIRTTPWGSAKGALEYPERTDLDSELLAMEDKPEYLGFPELQRPKQAVRIVGSIIKAKQQGGSGR; from the coding sequence ATGCCAACATTTGTGTACAGCTCCCTTTGCAAGGGGTGCGGGAAGTGCGTAGACATCTGCCCCGCCGACAATATGCAGTACAACCCAAAAAACCGCAAGGGATACAACGCCGATCCAATAATGTGCGCCGAGTGCATGAACTGCGTAAAGTACTGCCCAGAACACGCCGTAGATGTGAGGCCATATGCAGACTTCGCCCCGCTGGGGGCGAGAGTAGGCGTGATTAGGGATACCAAGAAGAATATCATATACTGGCGAATTATGTATAGAGATGGTACGGTGTATGAAATGGCGTCGCCTATCAGGACCACGCCATGGGGCTCGGCCAAGGGTGCCCTTGAATACCCCGAGCGTACTGATCTAGACTCAGAGCTACTCGCCATGGAGGACAAGCCGGAGTACCTCGGCTTTCCAGAGCTCCAGCGGCCGAAACAGGCTGTGCGTATCGTAGGCAGTATCATAAAGGCGAAGCAACAAGGCGGCTCTGGGCGGTAG
- a CDS encoding metallophosphoesterase, whose amino-acid sequence MLVGVISDTHDDYTAVRRLAEIFKHRGVEAVIHAGDWTSPFMMLKMRRVFPEVSIYTVFGNNDGDRYMFAKRAADAKVEVLGEGALLQIGGRRIGIYHGTAEVLVEAMARSGMFDVVIYGHTHKVDIRRVNGTLVLNPGEACGCATERKTAALLDLKTLEVELVEASSPSTQF is encoded by the coding sequence ATGTTAGTCGGCGTGATTTCAGATACTCACGACGACTATACCGCAGTTAGGAGACTGGCCGAGATCTTCAAACATAGGGGCGTAGAGGCCGTAATCCACGCCGGCGACTGGACATCGCCTTTTATGATGCTCAAGATGAGGAGGGTCTTCCCAGAAGTGTCCATATACACCGTCTTTGGCAACAACGACGGAGACCGCTACATGTTCGCCAAACGCGCCGCAGACGCCAAAGTTGAGGTCCTAGGCGAGGGGGCTCTTCTGCAAATCGGGGGGCGGAGAATCGGCATCTACCACGGCACGGCTGAGGTGCTTGTTGAGGCCATGGCGAGGTCCGGGATGTTCGACGTAGTGATATACGGCCACACACATAAAGTCGACATAAGGAGGGTAAACGGGACGCTGGTTTTAAACCCAGGCGAGGCGTGCGGCTGCGCCACTGAGAGGAAGACTGCCGCCCTCCTAGATTTAAAAACACTGGAGGTGGAGCTCGTGGAGGCCTCGTCCCCCTCTACCCAATTCTAA
- a CDS encoding respiratory nitrate reductase subunit gamma encodes MSPVDWFLFGVLPYISLATLVVGVLYRTWRWVSVSGATGLYSVSIPAYRWGFSARGGEVLKRIFLLYTLTTSDRLVLVGSFLFHWGIWIALLGHLSMLIPPENFGMPKEVHKAVALYVGGAAGVLAMIGLVILLVRRLARADVRRLSFLDDWFALLLLLALVALGNYQTLVVHPNYMETVSPWLQSIFTGEVAKGVSLMAEADPATKAHAFLAMLFMMYVPLGKMIHPFSFIAMPTLWSKPTELYGYTHPKIEAK; translated from the coding sequence ATGTCTCCAGTAGACTGGTTCCTTTTTGGCGTGTTGCCCTACATCTCGCTCGCTACGCTGGTGGTGGGCGTCCTGTACAGAACGTGGCGGTGGGTATCTGTCAGCGGCGCCACGGGGCTATACTCGGTGTCCATACCAGCTTATAGGTGGGGCTTCTCCGCAAGGGGGGGAGAGGTATTGAAGAGGATTTTCCTCCTCTACACCCTAACCACCTCCGACCGCCTCGTGCTTGTGGGTTCCTTCCTCTTCCACTGGGGGATCTGGATCGCGTTGCTGGGCCATCTATCCATGTTAATCCCTCCTGAGAACTTCGGCATGCCTAAAGAGGTGCATAAGGCAGTAGCGCTCTACGTAGGCGGCGCCGCCGGCGTGTTGGCAATGATAGGTCTCGTAATACTCTTGGTGAGGCGGCTTGCCCGGGCCGACGTGAGGAGGCTCAGCTTTCTCGACGACTGGTTCGCCCTACTTTTGTTGCTGGCTCTTGTGGCGCTTGGCAACTACCAGACGCTTGTGGTGCACCCCAACTACATGGAGACAGTATCGCCGTGGTTGCAGAGCATTTTTACCGGAGAAGTGGCGAAGGGGGTAAGCCTAATGGCTGAGGCCGATCCGGCGACTAAGGCACACGCTTTTCTCGCCATGTTGTTTATGATGTACGTACCGCTGGGCAAAATGATCCATCCCTTTTCCTTCATTGCAATGCCTACACTGTGGAGCAAGCCAACTGAGCTGTACGGTTATACACATCCAAAGATAGAAGCTAAGTAA
- a CDS encoding cobyrinate a,c-diamide synthase: MVPRIVISAFKGMSGKTLISLAVMRGLRRRGLRVAPFKIGPDYIDPSYHRWASQVPSRNLDVVLMGEEGVLRRFLRYSAGADVAVVEGVLGLYDSVDGVSELGSTAQVAKLLKAPVVLVLNADRINRTLRAVVRGLKAFDPAVKIPGVIFTNVTPRQAEKLVKALPEEGVEVLGVVPKSRAVAEAFSYRHLGLVPMAERSDAPTLEEVLDNYVEPYIDLERLVEIAKSAEELGAADLPNDPPPRLGCRVGVVMDGAFNFYYPELLEEAEALGEVVYTSAVRDSAVPDVDVLIIGGGFPELLAERLERNKAFRKSLLSYIERGGRLYAECGGLMYLTSSIVIDRSEYEMVGAIDGVTYMLEKPVGKGYVWGEVVGETPIAPPGTRLKGHEFHYSKIALREKVRLAIRLERGVGVVGGWDGVVKGNMHAQYMHIHPQTYSVIRQLCRST; encoded by the coding sequence GTGGTTCCCCGTATAGTCATATCGGCCTTCAAAGGTATGTCAGGCAAGACTCTTATTTCCTTGGCAGTAATGAGGGGACTTAGGAGGAGGGGACTTAGGGTGGCGCCGTTTAAAATAGGCCCAGACTACATAGACCCATCGTACCACCGCTGGGCCTCCCAAGTCCCCAGCCGGAACCTAGACGTGGTATTGATGGGCGAGGAGGGCGTCCTCCGCAGGTTCCTCCGCTACTCAGCGGGGGCTGACGTGGCCGTGGTGGAGGGGGTGCTGGGGCTCTACGACTCAGTAGACGGCGTCTCGGAGCTCGGCTCCACCGCGCAGGTGGCAAAGCTGCTCAAGGCCCCCGTCGTGTTGGTCCTCAACGCCGATAGGATAAACCGCACTTTAAGAGCTGTGGTAAGGGGGCTGAAGGCCTTCGACCCCGCTGTGAAAATACCGGGCGTCATCTTCACCAACGTCACTCCAAGACAAGCCGAGAAGCTGGTAAAGGCCCTTCCCGAGGAGGGAGTAGAGGTGCTGGGCGTTGTGCCCAAGAGCAGAGCTGTGGCTGAGGCCTTTTCCTACCGCCACCTGGGCCTAGTCCCCATGGCGGAGCGGAGCGACGCGCCGACGCTGGAGGAGGTGCTGGACAACTACGTCGAGCCTTACATCGATCTGGAGAGGCTCGTGGAGATCGCGAAGTCCGCCGAGGAGCTAGGAGCCGCGGATTTACCCAACGATCCGCCTCCTCGCCTAGGTTGCAGAGTGGGGGTGGTGATGGATGGGGCTTTCAACTTCTACTACCCCGAGTTGCTGGAGGAGGCTGAGGCTCTCGGCGAAGTGGTCTACACAAGCGCTGTGAGGGACAGCGCCGTTCCGGATGTAGACGTGTTGATCATAGGTGGCGGGTTCCCAGAGTTGCTCGCGGAGAGGCTTGAGCGCAATAAGGCGTTTAGGAAGTCTCTTCTCTCGTATATCGAGAGGGGCGGCAGGCTGTACGCCGAATGCGGCGGCCTCATGTACTTGACTTCGTCTATTGTCATAGACCGCTCTGAGTACGAAATGGTGGGCGCCATAGACGGCGTGACCTACATGCTGGAAAAGCCGGTGGGCAAGGGGTACGTCTGGGGGGAGGTGGTGGGGGAAACCCCCATAGCGCCCCCCGGCACTAGGCTGAAGGGCCACGAGTTCCACTACAGTAAAATAGCGTTGAGGGAGAAGGTGAGGTTAGCGATAAGGCTCGAGAGGGGCGTCGGCGTGGTGGGCGGGTGGGACGGCGTGGTGAAAGGCAACATGCACGCCCAGTACATGCACATACACCCCCAAACCTACAGCGTAATTAGGCAACTATGCCGATCTACGTAG
- a CDS encoding putative sulfate exporter family transporter: protein MWTKWTDPAKAFAVPSPKLVFGSPWVNIIVAWVVLMLLLMGPAKLIGVKPSDWAKGFSVIWWLWWLSAFIVGYKPIADVVTTEFAFTLALFLGMLIGNLPKVHQWLLGSARGEWFIKTAIVLLGAKILFTDWIRYGGSVLVMVLMSFPVFMLLAFPVFRLFTKNTDLSIVASVGIGVCGVSASITAAGAIGVPAIYPTVVSAAILIYAAVELIILPYVAQWLVKAGIMSPATAGAWMGLSVKTDGAAAASAEIVTRYVGVDEPLRVGVMAKVLIDIWMGVIAFVLALIWVFVVEVRRGVASGRRPSPMELWYRFPKFVLGYFFTSLVISALIMSLAGSVYATAPNPVD from the coding sequence ATGTGGACTAAGTGGACTGATCCAGCAAAGGCCTTCGCGGTGCCGAGCCCAAAGCTTGTGTTCGGGAGCCCGTGGGTAAATATCATAGTTGCGTGGGTTGTCTTAATGCTCCTTCTGATGGGCCCCGCAAAGCTAATCGGCGTCAAGCCGAGCGACTGGGCCAAGGGCTTTTCTGTAATCTGGTGGCTGTGGTGGCTTTCCGCATTTATTGTCGGGTATAAGCCCATAGCTGACGTTGTGACCACAGAATTTGCCTTCACCCTAGCCCTCTTCCTTGGGATGCTCATAGGCAATTTGCCTAAGGTGCATCAGTGGTTGCTCGGATCGGCGAGGGGGGAGTGGTTTATAAAAACGGCAATTGTGCTCCTAGGCGCCAAGATCCTCTTCACAGACTGGATTAGATACGGAGGCTCTGTTCTCGTCATGGTGCTTATGTCCTTCCCAGTGTTTATGCTCTTGGCATTCCCCGTGTTCAGGCTCTTCACCAAGAATACCGATCTAAGCATCGTGGCTTCCGTAGGCATAGGCGTGTGCGGCGTGTCGGCGTCTATCACAGCGGCCGGCGCCATTGGGGTCCCCGCTATTTACCCCACAGTGGTGTCAGCCGCAATCCTGATATACGCGGCGGTTGAGCTCATCATCTTGCCGTACGTGGCGCAGTGGCTGGTTAAGGCAGGGATAATGAGCCCTGCTACCGCAGGGGCGTGGATGGGCCTCTCTGTTAAGACCGACGGGGCCGCCGCGGCGTCTGCTGAAATAGTCACCCGCTACGTGGGGGTTGATGAGCCTCTACGCGTCGGCGTAATGGCCAAGGTCTTAATTGATATCTGGATGGGGGTGATCGCCTTTGTCCTCGCCTTGATATGGGTGTTCGTTGTAGAGGTTAGGCGCGGAGTCGCGAGCGGCCGCAGGCCCTCGCCGATGGAGCTCTGGTATAGATTCCCCAAGTTTGTCCTAGGCTACTTCTTCACATCGCTGGTAATTTCAGCACTTATTATGAGCTTAGCCGGCTCTGTATACGCCACTGCCCCGAACCCCGTCGACTAG
- a CDS encoding SAM-dependent methyltransferase gives MPIYVVGAGPGDPKLLTLWAVEVLAKADVVAYGDLVPEEIVEKFAPQALRVKIGHKKADHDAAVKALIEEAARGKTVVVLKNGDPTIFGRGIQICKEASMHGVECHVIPGVSAFAAAAALYRLEITDGAELRHVALLSYPHFSAEILASIKADTVVVYMMGDKIAEVLDVAGKICGPAAEVFICHSVSRGGGCVRLGANPLADVKKPVLIIIRRCFKQ, from the coding sequence ATGCCGATCTACGTAGTCGGGGCTGGCCCCGGCGATCCGAAATTATTAACTCTATGGGCCGTGGAGGTATTAGCTAAGGCAGACGTGGTGGCATACGGCGACTTGGTGCCAGAGGAGATAGTGGAGAAATTTGCCCCCCAAGCCCTCAGGGTTAAAATAGGCCACAAGAAGGCGGATCACGACGCCGCCGTGAAAGCGCTGATAGAGGAGGCGGCAAGGGGGAAGACTGTGGTAGTGTTGAAAAACGGAGACCCCACAATCTTCGGCAGAGGGATTCAGATATGCAAAGAGGCAAGCATGCACGGAGTTGAGTGTCATGTAATACCGGGCGTTTCCGCCTTCGCCGCGGCCGCAGCCCTCTACCGGTTGGAGATCACAGACGGCGCTGAGCTGAGGCACGTTGCCCTACTTTCATATCCACACTTCAGCGCCGAGATTTTAGCCTCGATTAAGGCAGACACCGTGGTGGTTTACATGATGGGAGATAAAATCGCTGAAGTTTTAGACGTGGCGGGCAAAATCTGCGGCCCCGCCGCTGAGGTGTTCATATGCCACTCAGTCTCAAGAGGAGGGGGCTGTGTTAGGCTGGGGGCAAACCCCCTGGCCGATGTGAAAAAACCCGTGCTGATTATTATCAGACGCTGTTTTAAACAGTGA